Part of the Micromonospora rhizosphaerae genome is shown below.
CCACGGGTGCGCCGACGTACTCCGGCGGGAAGTGGACGTACCCGTGGCGGCTCGGGTGCTGCTGGTCCCACTCGAAGCCGTGCCGGAAACCCGGTGGGATCAACAACAGGTGTCCCGGCGCCACCACGATCGAGTCGTCCGGCGTGACCAGGCGGGCACGGCCGCGCAACATCCAGACGAACTCGTAGTCGTCGATCACCCGCATGGGTAGCCGCGCGCCCGCCGGGTAGTCGGCGACCGCCGGTATACATCTGGACAAGAAGCGGCCTCCTCCATGAATGGTGAGCACGAGCAGCGTCAGCTTAGTGTGCCCGTATGAGCAACTATGACGACGACGGGTACCTGATTCTCGACAACGTGCTCTCGCCCGAGGCGCTGGCGCGGGTGCGCGAGGAGGCGACCGCCATCTGCCGGGGACTTCGCGGGGACATCGACGGCGTGCAGCCGGCGGGGTCGCACGAGCAAGACGCGGAGGTGCTGCGCCGATACCTGTGCATCCACTTCCCGCACAAGATCTCGCCGCTGCTGCACGATGTCGCGGTGCTGCCGAAGGTCGCCGACGCGCTCACCGGCGTCATCGGGCCGAACGTGAAGATGATGCAGTCGATGCTGTTCATCAAGGCCGAGGGCAAGCCCGGCCAGGCGTGGCACCAGGACGAAACGCACATTCCGACCCGCGACCAGTCCCTGACCGCCGTGTGGCTGGCCCTCGACGACGCCACCGTCGAGAACGGCTGCCTGTGGGTGCTGCCCGGATCACACCGGCGCCGTTTCCTGTACCCGGACCGCGACCAGCACGACCCACGCTTCGACTGCACCAAGGAGGCGCACGGCTTCACCGACGAGGACGCCATCCCGGTGGAGCTGCCCGCCGGGTCCGCGCTCGTCTTCGACGGGCACCTGCTGCACCGGTCACTGCCCAACACCGGACGCCACGGCATGCGCCGCGCCTACGTGACCCACTACATGAGCGCGGACTCGCTGCTGCCCTGGTTCCCGCCCGGCCCCGGCGAGAGCATGGCCACCGTCGACCACCGTGACATCGTGGTGGTCGCGGGCGAAGATCCGTACGCCTTCAAGGGCATCACCGACGTCATGCGCCCGCATGTCCGGCCCGCCGGCGAAGGCGGCTGCGTACGCTAGGCCCGGCGCGGGAGCTGGGCCCGCACACGTTCACCCGCATCGTCAACTTGCCCGCACCGGCGAGTTCGCGGAGGAGGGTTGCGGGCAGAGGTCAGCTCAGGAGGTTGCGCGGCGAACAGGTGCGTCCTCGATTCGAGTCAGGATCGTTGGCGCTCAGCCCGGTCCATGATTTCGTGGATTGCTGCGGTCTTGGCGTTGGCGTAGTGCTGCACATGCCGCCACGTCCGCCGAGCCAGGTCCCGCTTGACGGCCGCATAGTGGTCCCGGTCCACGGGCGTGGCGCGCAGCCAGTCCCGGAAGCGCAGCATCCTGGCTATCTCGGCCGCACCGGCGCTGAAGACATGCAGGTTGATGGTGTTGTCCGGGCTCTTGAAAAGGCGATGTTCGTACCAGTCGGGCTCCCGGACACGCAGCAGGTACCCAGCACCCTCCAAAGCAGGCACGTACGACGGCTCGTGGGCGGAGTCGGGAACGACCAGCAACATGTCGATGATGGGTTTGGCGATCAGTCCGGGGACTGACGTGGAGCCGACGTGCTCGACCTGAAGAGCTGCCTCGCCGAGCACGGCACGAATTCGGTCCGCTTCGTGAGCGAAGAGCTGGGGCCATTCGGGGTCGTAGTTGACGAGGGTGATCGGGGCGTTGTGGGGCATCAGCTCACCCACCCGGATTCGCTGCAGCTCCTCGTCGCTGGTCAGCTCTCCACCGTTGTCACCAGTCGTCGCTTGCATGGCCCTCCGCTCCTTGTTGTTCGTCTCGACCAAGCCACCACCGGCGGGCTTGTCAGCCCATTCGACGACTGTCGCGGAGAGTGTTGTCCTGCTGAGTGAGGGCGCGGGTGGCTGGCGTCACGCAGACGTGGTCACCGGTGACTGCCTCTCGCCACACGTATCCCTCGATGCAGGTGTCGGGACCATACTCTCCGCCATTCGGACTACGGCGGCTTTCGGCCAGTTGGGTGTCGCGCTGGGCCTGAAGGCGAGTTTCCGGGGTTACGCAGACATGGTCGCCGGCAACCGCCTCACGCCACACGTATCCCTCGATGCAGGCGTCGGGGTCTTTTTGGCCGCCTACGCCGGTGATGGAAACGTTGGTGCCACGGTCGGGGGGAGGCAAATTTTGATGAATCACCAACGTGACGCGTCGCGGACCGGCAGCCGACGGGTGGAACCGCACAGTAATGGCGCAGATCTCGTCCACTGCGAGCCATACATCCGCACATTCCTGTCCGGCGGTAAAGTCGGTCATGTGGGATCCGGTCAACTCAACGGAGGTGATATGCAGCCGTCCAGTGCCAGTGTTCTTGATCGTGACCGGGTGCGGGCACAAGGCGGTCGAGCCGATGGCGGCCGTACCACAATCCAGCTCGGCGATCGCCTCAATACGCAGCTCCTGCCTGACGGTCGGCGCGGTCTGCGGCATCGGATCCTTGACGTTCGGCGCCGGGAAGGTGTTCGGGCGCTCGCCGGTGCCCGGAAGTACGGAGCTGCCGGCGGCGAGGTCGGCGAGAGAGACACCAGCCCATGTGATGAACAGGGCCGCTGCGCTGAGCATGATGATCGCCGCAGCTCTTACCCGCCCCTTCTCGCCGGCGCGCTTGGTGGTGAACGCCGTGCCGACAACCGGTGCAAGGGCGGCTCCCGCCAGGCTCCCCCACGGACCGGTGCCGGCAGCGCTCGTGAGGACCGTGCCGACGACCGATCCTGCGACGGCCAACAGCAGTGCGGGGACCGAGAAGCCCGGCGCGTCCTGCAGCTCATGCCGCAGCGACCGCGGCGAGTCTTCCCCCGACCGAGTCACATGCGGTGACGGCTGGGTCGGCTCATCTGGCCACCATGCCTCCCCTGGCGGCGGCTCGGACCGACCCGGCGTTGTGCTCTGCGCTCCCGTCAACCGGAACTCGACCTCCACGTCGGCAAGGGTCAGTCGGTCACCGTCGTGCAGCGGAACTACGCCCAGTACGGGGTTGCCGTTGACCATGCTCCCGTTTCGGGATCCGAGATCTTCCACCACATAACCGCCGTCGCCTGATCGCACCACGGCATGCCGGCGACTGATGTGCTCATTTGAGAGCGCCAGGTGACAGCCAGGGTCGCGCCCCAACACGGTGCCCGCCGGATCCACCGCCACTGATCTTCCCGTGTGCGGTTCGGGGGCGGTTACGGTTAGCACACCGGGAGGTCGATAAAGTGCTGTGTCGGCACTAGGTGTGTCCCGTCGCGCCCGACGTTCCGCTGGCATGGCCCCTCCTTCGGGGATGCCGAGTCGATAATTGCTCATTGCCTACAAGAAAGGATGCGACGCTCCCGGCGGAAAGTACATGGTCCTGCGATCCGACTTGGACGGAAAGGCGACACCGGCCAGAACGACTTCGAGCCAGGCGAGATGCGGCGCTCGGCTCGGGCTGGGGCCGCGTCGACTACTTCGATCGGGCGGACCGATTCTTCGACAGTTTCCTGACCGGAACCAGGATCAAATGTCGGAAATTCGTCGCAGCGCCGCACCATCGCCTGGTACGCCCGACGCTCTACGCAGACCATCCCTACGACTGGCCGCGATCGGCGCGCTGGTGTTCGGCCTGCTGTTCGTGGTCCATCATGTGCGCAGGGAACCGGACCGGTCAGCTCATCGGCGGCAGAGGTCGCCGCGTACAACGTCGCCCACCGCGGCGCCCTGCTGGGCAGTGAGGTCGCGCTCGGGCTCGCTCTGCTGGCGTTCATCGCCTTCCTCGCCCCGCTCGTGGTGGTCGTCTGGCGGGCTGGGCACGAGACGACGGCGGTCGCCGCGCTGGTCGCTGGCACGGTCTTCCTGGCCCTGGGATTCATGTCGACCGCCGCGGAGACCGCCCTGGTCGGCGTCGCCGAGAGCAACGAGCCCGGCGCAGTCGACGCGTTGAACCAGCTGCAGGGCCGCACGCCTGTCGTCTGGTCCGTTGCCGCCCTGGCCGCAACGATCTCCTTGGCGATCCTGCGTACCGGGCTGCTGTGGCGGTGGCTGGGTATCAGCGGCCTGGTCCTTGCGGGGGTTTTCCTGTTGGCGTCGGTCTCCAATCTTGTCGGGCGCGGCGTCGAGGGTGGCTACTCGCTTGTCGGCGCGGGCCTGTTCATCGTCTGGATGGTGGCCCTCTCCGCCGGGCTGTGGCGCGCTGTGCCAGCCACTACCGCACCGGGGCCCGGCAGAACGCCGTGACCAGCGCTGACCGCCGCTCACTCGGCGGCACAGGGTGCAGGCGGCGCCGAGTGCCGGCCAGCGTGCGGCACGGTACGGGCGGCGCACCGCCGCGCCGCCCGTACCTGACCCGTTTTGTCGCCCGGGCTACTCCTGGCAGGCGAACTGGTCGAAGTGCCCGGGTGTCTCCGGGAACGCCGGCCCGTTCGCGTGGTCCCGCGTCGGCTTGCGGACGACCGCGGCCTCGTCGCCGGCAGACGTCGCCTCGTCCTGGACATCGGTCAGGTTCTGCCCGGCGCCCACCGACGCCGACCAGGCCCACAGGAACTCCCGCATCGCGGGGCTGTGGCTGCGCACGTCGTTGAAGCCGCCGTACGCCGCGTTGCAGTGCGTGTAGAGGTTGTAGGCACCGTTCCAGTCCAGCATCCGGTCACCGTCGTTCGGGCCGTTGTCCGCCACGTCGCCCTGAAGCACGTCGCGGTCCCAGCCGCCGTACATCCAGTCGATGCCCTGGTGGTGCTGGTTGTCGCCGGCTTCCGCGTTGTCGGTGCTGGTCATCTCGAACCAGGAGCACGGATCCACCGTCGCACCGGTGAGGTCCGGGCCCGGCCACGGCGTCGCGGCGCAGTGGTCTGGGTACGACCCACGCGGCCGGAAGTCGATGATGTCCGCACCCAGCACGCCGGTGACGGGGTCCAGCGACGGGCCGGTCGTTGCGCCCTTGCCACCGAACAGGTAGTCGACCAGCGAATCGTTGGTACCACGGTCGTTGGGGTTGTTCGGGTCATCGGAACCCTTACCGCCCCACACGACGTCCGCGCCGTCATCACCGAACACGGTGTCGCCGCCGCTGTCGCCGTTGAGCAGGTCGTCGCCCGGCCCACCGTGCATCGAATCGTGCCCGGCTCCGCCGCGCATTCGGTCGTCACCACCGAAGTTCACCCCGTCGTACGGCATCGGGGCCTCCGTCGACGTACCCACGAAAGCGTCGCCGTTGACGTCGTGCAGCAGGTCCGTCTGCCTGGTGACCGAGCCGTCCAGCAGCCCGACGTAGTGAATCTTCGGTACCTGGCTCATGTCCACGGTGAACGCCCGGGAACCGTCCTCCCGCCGGTCCACCACGCCACCACGGTCACCGACCATCGCGTCGTCACCCGCGTCGCCGGACAGCTGGTCGTTGCCCAGCTCTCCGTACATGTCGTCGTCGCCGTCCCCGCCGGCCAGCACGTCGGTGCCGTCCTGGCCGTACAGGGTGTCATCGCCGGCACCACCGCGAATGACATCCGCACCGTACGCACCCGGCTGCTCACATGTGTTCTCCGTGCGCACCGCGCAGAACCGCGTCGAGGACTGCCCCGGCGCACCGTGTCGGGTGAACGCCGCACCCGCCGGAGCCGGGCTGGCGTACCGCAGCGTATACACCCGCTCGTGCACCGGGCCGCTGCCGGTCGCCGCATCGGCCGGCACGGCGTTGCCGGATGCGTCCAGCACGTCCCGCACCACCGTGCCGTTGTCGCCGACCACGTAGTCGGCGGCATCGTCACCGTCGATCACGTCACCACCGTCGCGCCACCCCGCCACCGGGGTGCCGCCGATGATGTCGTCCTGCCCGTCCGGTTGGCTGAGGTCGCCGTCCGGCGCCGGGCCGGGCGAGCCCGGCCACGCCACCGTCGGGGGAGCCACCCCGATTCCGGCCAGGCTGCGGTCGCCAACGATCCGGTCGGCGCCGCCGTTGCCCTCGATGTAGTCCTCATTCCGACCACCCGAGATCGCGTCGTCGCCGTCCTGGCCGAGCAGCACGTCCACCCCGGAACCGCCCGAGATCTGGTCCGGCCCGGAACGGCCGGTGGACACGGTGAGCAGGTCGTCCGCCGCCACCTGCCGGTCCAGCAACCGGATCGAGCGGCGCTGGGTCACCGCGCCGGCCGGGTTGACCCGCAGCGTCTGCGGGTCCAGGGAGCCGACCCGGCTCACCTGCGCGTTGTCGCCGATGCCCACGTCGTCGCCGGCCCCACCGAACAGCACGTCACCCGCGTCCGGCTGGCCCTTCGCGGTCACGTCCGGGTCCGCACCGTCCATCGTGGAGCTGCCACCGACGACCTCGTCGTCACCGGCTTCGCCCTCCACCCAGTCGGTACCCGGCCCGCCCTCGGCGTAGTCGCCGCCGTCGCCGCCCAGGATCCGGTCGTCGCCGCCCTGACCGAAGATCACGTCAGGATCGGCAGCGCCGTCGATGAAGTCACCGCCGGAGGTACCGGCGACCGGTGCGGTTCCGAGGTCGTACAGCTGGACCAGTCGCAGCCGTCCCGCCGCCGCGCCCCGACCCAGCATGGCCGGGGTGGCCAGCGGCGCGTCCACGGTGCTGAACAGCGCGTTGTCGCCCGCGATCACGTCGATGCCGGCGTCGCCTGCGATCGTGTCGCCGGAGTCCGGCCGGCCGATCATGACCGACGGACCGGTGAGCGCGGTCTGCGCGCTGCCGCCGAGGATGTCGTCGTCGCCGGTACCGCCGCTGATGGTGTCGGCGCCGTTGTTGCCCTCGATGTAGTCGTCGCCGGCGTTGCCGGAGACGGTGTCCCCGGACAGGCCGCCGTAGAGGTGGTCCACCCCGTCGCCGCCCGACATGGTGTCCGGGCCGCCGAGCGAGGCGTCCGTGCCGGACAGGTCGGCCGGTAGGCGGGCCACCGCGTTGTCACCGATCAGCGTGTCGGTGCCGGTGTCGCCGTACAGGGTGTCGCCGACGTCGGGGCGGCCATCGACCGGGGTGCCGCCGACGACAATGTCGGCGTCGGTACCGCCGAACAGGGTGTCGCTGCCGCCGTCGCCCTCGACGGAGTCGTCGCCGGCGCCGCCGTAGCCGGTGTCGTTCCCGGCGTTGCCGTACAGGAGGTCCGCGCCGTCACCGCCGTTGACCCTGTCGTTGCCGGTACCGCCCCAGACCTGGTCGACGCCGGACCCGGCGTCGATCGAGTCCCCGCCCTGGTTGCCGCAGACCAGGTCGTCACCGCCGCCGGTGCTGGCGTGGTCGTCCGCGCCACCGGCGTTGACGGTCTCGACCCCGGTACCGCCGATGATGAGGTCCGGACCGTCGTCGGCACCCGGGTGTTCGGCCGGCGGGTCGGAGGCCAGCGGCGTACCGGCGGCACAGCCGTCGGTCTGGCGGTCGCCGAAGACGGCGGCCCCACCGTCACCGCCGTAGACGCGGTCCGAACCGCCGCCGCCGACGAGTGTCTTGAACGACGGGGCGTTCGGGTTCGGCAGGTGGGCCACGGCACGGGCGCTGCCCAGCGCGTCGGTGGCCGTACCCGGGGCGCCCAGGTTGGCTGGCTCGGCGATCACGTAGTCATCGCCGGGGCCGCCGTACAGCACGTCCGGACCGTACCCGCCCATCAGTACGTC
Proteins encoded:
- a CDS encoding phytanoyl-CoA dioxygenase family protein, giving the protein MSNYDDDGYLILDNVLSPEALARVREEATAICRGLRGDIDGVQPAGSHEQDAEVLRRYLCIHFPHKISPLLHDVAVLPKVADALTGVIGPNVKMMQSMLFIKAEGKPGQAWHQDETHIPTRDQSLTAVWLALDDATVENGCLWVLPGSHRRRFLYPDRDQHDPRFDCTKEAHGFTDEDAIPVELPAGSALVFDGHLLHRSLPNTGRHGMRRAYVTHYMSADSLLPWFPPGPGESMATVDHRDIVVVAGEDPYAFKGITDVMRPHVRPAGEGGCVR
- a CDS encoding FHA domain-containing protein gives rise to the protein MPAERRARRDTPSADTALYRPPGVLTVTAPEPHTGRSVAVDPAGTVLGRDPGCHLALSNEHISRRHAVVRSGDGGYVVEDLGSRNGSMVNGNPVLGVVPLHDGDRLTLADVEVEFRLTGAQSTTPGRSEPPPGEAWWPDEPTQPSPHVTRSGEDSPRSLRHELQDAPGFSVPALLLAVAGSVVGTVLTSAAGTGPWGSLAGAALAPVVGTAFTTKRAGEKGRVRAAAIIMLSAAALFITWAGVSLADLAAGSSVLPGTGERPNTFPAPNVKDPMPQTAPTVRQELRIEAIAELDCGTAAIGSTALCPHPVTIKNTGTGRLHITSVELTGSHMTDFTAGQECADVWLAVDEICAITVRFHPSAAGPRRVTLVIHQNLPPPDRGTNVSITGVGGQKDPDACIEGYVWREAVAGDHVCVTPETRLQAQRDTQLAESRRSPNGGEYGPDTCIEGYVWREAVTGDHVCVTPATRALTQQDNTLRDSRRMG
- a CDS encoding GrpB family protein yields the protein MVETNNKERRAMQATTGDNGGELTSDEELQRIRVGELMPHNAPITLVNYDPEWPQLFAHEADRIRAVLGEAALQVEHVGSTSVPGLIAKPIIDMLLVVPDSAHEPSYVPALEGAGYLLRVREPDWYEHRLFKSPDNTINLHVFSAGAAEIARMLRFRDWLRATPVDRDHYAAVKRDLARRTWRHVQHYANAKTAAIHEIMDRAERQRS